One window of Litorilinea aerophila genomic DNA carries:
- a CDS encoding enoyl-CoA hydratase/isomerase family protein has translation MSQDLVQFVVDGPVAILTLNRPEKLNALTPAMLQRLAELADRLEQHPDVRVAVLTGEGRAFCVGADIHAWAEASPLQMWREWTRMGHRVFARLADLPQPVLAALHGYAFGGGLELALAADLRLAAADCQLAFPEVRLGTIPGWGGTRRLPALVGPARAKELVLTGNPIDAARAAQWGLVNEVVDADRLLARTLELARSIAANAPIAVQASKQLIDNSGSEAMESLASGLTAFTQDLQEGLAAFRERRPPQFRGL, from the coding sequence ATGTCCCAGGACTTGGTCCAGTTTGTGGTGGATGGCCCGGTTGCCATCCTGACCTTGAATCGCCCCGAGAAACTCAACGCATTGACGCCGGCCATGCTGCAGCGACTGGCCGAGCTGGCGGACCGCCTGGAACAGCATCCAGATGTGCGGGTGGCCGTGCTCACCGGCGAGGGGCGCGCCTTTTGCGTGGGCGCAGACATCCACGCCTGGGCCGAGGCGAGCCCCCTGCAGATGTGGCGGGAATGGACCCGGATGGGCCACCGGGTATTTGCCCGGCTGGCAGATCTCCCCCAGCCGGTCCTGGCCGCCCTTCACGGCTACGCCTTCGGCGGTGGCCTGGAGCTGGCCCTGGCCGCGGATCTCCGTCTGGCAGCGGCCGACTGCCAGCTCGCCTTTCCGGAAGTTCGCCTGGGCACCATTCCAGGCTGGGGTGGAACCCGACGGCTGCCGGCCCTGGTGGGCCCGGCACGGGCCAAGGAACTCGTTTTGACTGGCAACCCCATCGACGCGGCCCGGGCGGCCCAGTGGGGCCTGGTCAACGAAGTGGTGGACGCCGACCGCCTTCTGGCCCGAACCCTGGAACTGGCCCGGTCCATCGCGGCCAACGCCCCCATCGCCGTCCAGGCCAGCAAGCAGCTCATTGACAACTCGGGGAGCGAGGCGATGGAGTCCCTGGCCAGTGGCCTGACCGCCTTCACCCAAGATCTGCAGGAAGGGCTGGCAGCCTTCCGGGAACGGCGCCCACCCCAATTCCGCGGCCTGTGA
- a CDS encoding acyl CoA:acetate/3-ketoacid CoA transferase, with product MGTKVMTARQAAALIPDGAHVAIQGSGGGIGEPTTLLRALARRYQEEGAPRGLTLIHATGLGDRREIGTDLLTAPGLVKRDIAGHLGMAPKMARLIAENRIESYNFPQGVLSQMYSAVAARKPGVFTKVGLHTYIDPRLGGGKMNAITTEDLVRVVELDGEEWLFFPRFHIDVALIRGTTGDTHGNITYEEEAALLEGISIAQAARACGGRVIAQVKYLAQPGTLDPKQVRVPGILVDALVVDPQQMQTSAGFYDPALSGQVRVPLQQLPPLPLDERKVIARRAARELTPGAVINVGVGMPDGIAAVAAEEGTFDRFHITVEQGQIGGLPARGVIFGAAYNPVAMVEEDSQFNFYDGGGIDIAFLGMAQVDRHGNVNASKVGDRLMGCGGFINISQNAKKVVFCGTFTARGLVCQVGQGRLHIRQEGSVPKFVAEVEQVTFSGQYARQVGQPVLYVTERAVFRLTEGGLTLVEVAPGVDVERDILAQMAFRPLIPAEVRTMEPSLFAD from the coding sequence ATGGGCACCAAGGTCATGACTGCCCGGCAGGCAGCAGCGCTGATCCCCGACGGTGCGCATGTGGCCATCCAGGGCTCCGGCGGCGGCATCGGCGAACCCACCACCCTGTTGCGAGCCCTGGCCCGGCGCTACCAGGAGGAAGGGGCCCCGCGCGGGCTCACCCTCATCCACGCCACCGGCCTGGGCGACCGCCGGGAGATCGGCACCGATCTGCTGACCGCGCCCGGCCTGGTGAAGCGGGACATCGCCGGCCACCTGGGCATGGCGCCCAAGATGGCTCGCCTCATCGCTGAAAACCGCATCGAGAGCTACAACTTTCCCCAGGGCGTCCTCTCCCAGATGTACAGCGCGGTAGCAGCCCGAAAGCCCGGCGTCTTCACCAAGGTGGGCCTGCACACCTACATCGACCCCCGGCTGGGAGGGGGCAAGATGAACGCCATCACCACAGAAGACCTGGTGCGGGTAGTGGAGCTGGACGGCGAAGAGTGGCTCTTCTTTCCCCGCTTCCATATTGACGTGGCTCTGATCCGGGGGACCACCGGGGACACCCACGGCAACATCACCTACGAGGAGGAGGCGGCCCTGCTGGAGGGCATCTCCATTGCCCAGGCGGCCCGGGCCTGTGGCGGACGAGTCATCGCCCAGGTCAAATACCTGGCCCAGCCCGGCACCCTGGACCCCAAGCAGGTGCGGGTGCCGGGCATTCTGGTGGATGCCCTGGTGGTAGACCCGCAACAGATGCAGACCTCGGCGGGCTTCTATGACCCGGCCCTCAGCGGCCAGGTGCGGGTTCCCCTCCAGCAACTGCCGCCCCTGCCCCTGGACGAGCGCAAGGTCATCGCCCGCCGGGCCGCCCGGGAGCTGACCCCGGGTGCGGTAATCAACGTGGGGGTGGGCATGCCCGATGGCATCGCTGCCGTCGCGGCCGAGGAGGGCACCTTCGACCGGTTCCACATCACCGTGGAGCAGGGACAGATCGGCGGGCTTCCTGCCCGGGGCGTCATCTTCGGCGCGGCCTACAACCCGGTGGCCATGGTGGAAGAGGACAGCCAGTTCAATTTCTACGACGGCGGCGGCATCGACATCGCCTTCCTGGGCATGGCCCAGGTGGATCGCCACGGCAATGTCAACGCCAGCAAGGTGGGCGACCGGCTCATGGGATGTGGCGGCTTCATCAACATCTCCCAGAACGCCAAAAAGGTGGTCTTCTGCGGAACCTTCACGGCCCGGGGCCTCGTTTGTCAGGTAGGCCAGGGCCGTCTTCACATTCGACAGGAAGGGTCGGTGCCCAAATTTGTGGCAGAGGTGGAACAGGTGACCTTCAGCGGCCAGTACGCCAGACAGGTGGGGCAGCCGGTCCTGTACGTCACCGAACGGGCCGTCTTCCGCCTGACCGAGGGAGGCCTGACCCTGGTGGAGGTGGCGCCGGGGGTGGATGTGGAGCGGGACATCCTGGCCCAGATGGCCTTCCGCCCCCTGATCCCGGCCGAGGTCCGGACCATGGAGCCGTCCCTTTTTGCCGATTGA
- a CDS encoding aspartate aminotransferase family protein: MTQWQRSRSYFERARQSLAGGVSSNVRLLAQPFPLFFDRAEGALIYDVDGNAYIDYVLGQGPLILGHSHPAVLDAVNAAMRRGQLYAGQHELEFILAEKLVELVPAAELCRFGLSGSEMVQAAMRLARAVTGRTKILRFEGHYHGWFDNVLISVAPPLDQAGPRERPRPVAGSAGQVESALADFVVLPWNDLALVETLFQEMGEELAAVMLEPMMCNTGAIPPEPGYLEGLRQLCDRYGTLLYFDETITGFRLGLQGAQGRFGVTPDLASFAKAMAGGFANAALVGKREYMERFARDVNHSGTFNSNVISMAASVAAIAELERDGGAVYRQMERIGTALMEGLQELGQRLGLPLHVQGLPTAFHVSFTELTAIRDYRDYAQHCDRELYGRFVLAMLRRGVRLIGRGIWYVSAAHTESHVEQTLQAAEAALQEVATEA, from the coding sequence ATGACCCAATGGCAACGCTCCCGCAGCTATTTTGAACGGGCCAGGCAATCCCTGGCCGGCGGCGTCAGTAGCAACGTGCGCCTGCTGGCCCAGCCCTTTCCCCTCTTCTTCGACCGGGCCGAAGGCGCCCTGATCTACGACGTGGACGGCAACGCCTACATCGACTACGTGTTGGGACAGGGCCCCCTGATCCTGGGCCATTCCCACCCGGCGGTGTTGGACGCGGTGAACGCGGCCATGCGCCGGGGCCAGCTCTACGCCGGCCAGCACGAGCTGGAGTTCATCCTGGCCGAAAAGCTGGTGGAGCTGGTGCCCGCGGCCGAACTCTGCCGCTTCGGCCTCAGCGGCTCGGAGATGGTCCAGGCGGCCATGCGCCTGGCCCGGGCCGTCACAGGCCGCACCAAGATCCTGCGCTTCGAGGGCCACTACCACGGCTGGTTCGACAACGTCCTGATCAGCGTGGCGCCCCCCCTGGACCAGGCCGGCCCCCGGGAACGCCCCCGGCCCGTGGCGGGCAGCGCGGGCCAGGTGGAGAGCGCCCTGGCCGACTTTGTGGTGCTCCCCTGGAATGACCTGGCGTTGGTGGAAACGCTCTTCCAGGAGATGGGCGAAGAGCTGGCCGCGGTGATGTTGGAGCCCATGATGTGCAACACAGGCGCCATTCCACCCGAGCCCGGCTATCTGGAGGGGTTGCGGCAGCTCTGTGACCGCTACGGCACCCTCCTCTACTTTGACGAAACCATCACCGGCTTTCGCCTGGGCCTTCAGGGCGCGCAGGGGCGCTTCGGCGTGACGCCGGACCTGGCCTCCTTTGCCAAGGCCATGGCCGGCGGCTTTGCCAATGCCGCACTGGTGGGCAAGAGGGAATACATGGAACGCTTTGCCCGGGATGTGAACCACTCCGGCACTTTCAACAGCAACGTCATCTCCATGGCCGCCTCGGTGGCAGCCATCGCTGAGCTGGAGCGGGACGGCGGCGCGGTCTACCGACAGATGGAGCGGATCGGTACGGCCCTGATGGAGGGCCTGCAGGAGTTGGGCCAACGCCTGGGCCTGCCCCTCCACGTCCAGGGCCTGCCCACGGCCTTCCACGTGTCGTTTACCGAGTTGACGGCCATCCGGGATTATCGTGACTACGCGCAACACTGTGACCGGGAGCTGTACGGCCGCTTCGTCCTGGCCATGTTACGCCGGGGGGTGCGGTTGATCGGCCGGGGCATCTGGTACGTCTCCGCCGCGCACACGGAAAGCCACGTGGAACAGACCCTGCAGGCCGCGGAAGCCGCGCTGCAGGAAGTGGCCACGGAGGCGTAG
- a CDS encoding M81 family metallopeptidase, with product MRIAIVGMYHETNTFALERNDTPDAPLEVGEEILANAHPRSYIGGFVEAVQQPGVELVPIARVDWVQGHRGGLIGADVFRHYLTLILEGLRAAGPVDGVYFALHGAMAVEPPYTDAEAALIREVRHLLGPGVPMVGTYDFHSNYTAQECRDLVPFPLNTNPHIDAYERGLEAGECLLRMIRGEIQPVTRLIHVPIIGPNIGQSTWAHNPEEERRLPLYQLNGLREELERTPGVINLTIQGGYGYSDLPYTGMSVIATTDGDPELAERLARELAGELWARREEIRTVRPILSIDEGVRRAMAHPGNLICLVDLGDDPGSLCPADSPAVLESLLRLGARDCALTIRDPEVVQIGMAAGVGTTLTLPVGGKIDQRFYQPLQVTGYVKSIDDGRYKIVGPTHGGWSREVARESFRDVEVGPRVVLRIGDKVDVIFSRHRTGKDRDFFKSAGIVFEEKKIVVVKSNQAHRASFDPIVDATIELDTPGLSTVNYARLPFQHLPRPIYPLDLEMTWSPPGGNNVPG from the coding sequence ATGCGCATCGCCATTGTCGGCATGTACCACGAGACCAACACGTTTGCCCTGGAACGCAACGACACCCCCGACGCCCCCCTGGAGGTGGGCGAAGAGATCCTGGCCAACGCCCATCCCCGCAGCTACATCGGCGGCTTTGTGGAGGCGGTTCAACAGCCCGGCGTGGAACTAGTCCCCATCGCCCGGGTGGACTGGGTCCAGGGGCACCGGGGCGGCCTCATCGGAGCCGATGTCTTCCGCCACTACCTGACCCTCATCCTGGAGGGCCTGCGGGCGGCCGGCCCGGTGGACGGCGTCTACTTCGCGTTGCATGGCGCCATGGCCGTGGAGCCCCCCTACACCGACGCTGAAGCCGCGCTGATCCGGGAAGTCCGCCACCTGCTCGGGCCGGGCGTCCCCATGGTGGGCACCTACGACTTCCACAGCAACTACACGGCCCAGGAGTGCCGCGACCTGGTGCCCTTTCCCCTGAACACCAACCCCCACATCGACGCCTATGAACGGGGCCTGGAGGCGGGCGAATGCCTGCTGCGGATGATCCGGGGAGAAATCCAGCCGGTGACCCGGCTGATCCACGTGCCCATCATCGGCCCCAACATCGGCCAGAGCACCTGGGCCCACAACCCGGAAGAAGAGCGCCGGCTGCCCCTCTACCAGCTCAACGGCCTGCGGGAGGAGCTGGAACGCACGCCCGGCGTGATCAACCTCACCATCCAGGGCGGCTACGGCTACTCCGACCTGCCCTATACCGGCATGAGCGTCATCGCCACCACCGACGGGGACCCGGAGCTGGCCGAGCGGTTGGCCCGGGAGCTGGCCGGCGAGCTGTGGGCCCGCCGGGAGGAGATCCGCACCGTCCGCCCCATCCTGTCCATCGATGAGGGTGTGCGCCGGGCCATGGCCCACCCCGGCAACCTCATCTGCCTGGTGGACCTGGGGGACGATCCCGGCAGTCTCTGCCCGGCCGACAGCCCTGCGGTGCTGGAAAGCCTGCTGCGCCTGGGCGCGCGGGATTGTGCGCTCACCATCCGGGACCCGGAAGTGGTCCAGATAGGGATGGCCGCGGGCGTGGGCACCACCCTGACCCTGCCGGTGGGCGGGAAGATCGACCAGCGCTTCTACCAGCCCCTCCAGGTGACCGGATACGTGAAATCCATTGACGACGGCCGCTACAAAATCGTGGGGCCAACCCACGGCGGCTGGAGCCGGGAAGTGGCCCGGGAGTCCTTCCGGGATGTGGAGGTGGGGCCCCGGGTGGTGTTGCGCATCGGCGACAAGGTGGACGTCATTTTCAGCAGGCACCGCACCGGCAAGGATCGGGACTTCTTCAAGAGCGCGGGCATCGTCTTCGAGGAGAAGAAGATCGTGGTGGTCAAGTCCAACCAGGCACACCGGGCATCCTTCGACCCCATCGTAGACGCCACCATCGAGCTGGACACGCCGGGCCTCTCCACGGTCAACTACGCCCGGTTGCCCTTCCAGCATCTGCCCCGCCCCATCTACCCGCTAGATCTGGAGATGACGTGGTCGCCGCCGGGAGGGAACAACGTCCCCGGCTAA